The Pseudanabaena sp. PCC 6802 genomic interval CCCGTACTGCTGATCCTGTTGCTGTTTTTGGTACTCAAGCGGGTTAGCAATGCTCCTGGCGGCCCGACACAAACTCTTAATTTTGGTAAATCCAGGGCAAGATTTTCCCCAGAGGCCAAGACGGGCATCATATTCGATGATGTGGCTGGGGTTGACTCTGCCAAGGAAGAACTACAAGAAGTCGTCACCTTCCTCAAACAGCCCGATCGCTTTACGGCTGTAGGTGCCAAAATTCCCAAAGGCGTTCTGCTAGTCGGCCCACCTGGTACGGGTAAAACCATGCTCGCTAAAGCGATCGCCGGTGAAGCAGGCGTGCCATTTTTCTCGCTCTCCGGCTCGGAGTTCGTGGAAATGTTTGTGGGGGTCGGGGCATCGAGGGTACGGGATCTATTTCATAAAGCCAAAGAAAATGCGCCTTGTATTGTATTTATTGACGAGATCGATGCCGTAGGCAGGCAGAGAGGCGCAGGTATTGGCGGGGGCAACGACGAACGCGAGCAAACCCTAAACCAACTACTGACTGAGATGGATGGCTTCCAGGGCAATACGGGCGTAATTATCATCGCTGCTACCAACCGCCCCGATGTTCTCGACAGCGCCTTGCTGCGTCCTGGGCGCTTCGATCGCCAGATTGTGGTGGACTACCCCAGCTTCAGCGGTCGTTTGAAAATTCTGGAAGTCCACGCTCGTAATAAGCGCATAGCTGAGGGCGTTTCCCTGGAGGCGATCGCGCGCCGCACTCCTGGCTTTGCCGGTGCCGATCTGGCTAATTTATTGAACGAAGCAGCAATTCTGACAGCACGACGACAAAAAGAGGCAATTACAGAATTAGAGATTACCGATGCGATCGACCGCGTATCGATCGGTATGCCCTTGAAGCCCTTACTGAATAGTGCAGAGAAGTATAAAACGGCTTATCACGAAATCGGACACGCTTTAGCAATAACCCTTTTAAAAGATGCCGATCCATTAAATAAGGTAACAATTGTTCCTCGTTCGGGCGGAACTTTGGGGTTTGCTTCCTGGGTGCCATCTGAAGAAATGGGGCTGGAAACGCGCTCTAAACTTCTGGCGACCATCACGATAGCACTGGCTGGTAGAGCTGCCGATGAGATTGTGTTTGGTGCTTCGGAAGTAGATAGAGGTGCTTCCAGCGATCTAGAACAAGTAACAAAGATTGCCAGACGGATGGTTACCCTGTTTGGGATGTCTGATATTGGACCAATGGCTTTAGAAAGCATGAATAACGAAGTATTTTTAGGTCGAGATTTAGGCTCCTCAAGATCGGAGTATTCCGAAGATATTGCCAGACGAATTGATGCTCATGTTCAACGTATTGCTAAAGAGTGCTATGAACATGCTAAGCAAATTATTATCGACAACCGCAATCTTTGCGATCACTTGGCAGAAAAGCTTTTGGAAATGGAAACCATAGAAGGCGATTTATTTCGTGAGATCGTGGCAGAGTATACGGAAATCCCCGTGAAAGACAGAGAAACAGTCAAGTTTTAAATAGCTAACAGCTAATAGCTAATAGCTAATAGCTGTTAGCATCGTCGGGCGTTACGTTTGTCAGCTTTTTACATCTTGCGATCGCGATCGCTGCACGGCGATCTATTCAACACGTACACTAATGCACGGTAGCAGGCACAGATTTGACTAGAGGAAAGAAACATGATCGGTCAATTGCTAGACGGTCGATACCGTGTAGTGCGCAATCTTAGTAGCGGTGGATTTGGGGAAACCTACGTCGCAGAGGATACCAAAATTCCTGGTAATCCTATCTGTGTAGCCAAACACCTCAAGCCTGCCAATAACGATCCTAGCTATCTGCAAATTGCCACTCGCCTGTTTACCAGCGAAGCAGAAACACTGGCTAAGTTGGGCAACTACGATCGCATCCCCCGCCTATTGGCTTATTTCACTGAAGGGCAGGAATTTTTCCTGGTAGAAGAATTCGTGGCCGGTAATACGCTGGGCAAGGAGTTGCACCCCGGACAGCGCTGGAGCGAGAGCCAGGTAATTCAATTCCTCGACGATATTCTCACAACCCTAGAATTCGTGCACGGTCACGGTGTCATCCATCGCGATATCAAACCGGACAATATTATTCGGCGAGAAAGCGACGGCAAGCTCGCCCTGATTGACTTTGGTGCGATTAAACAAATGCAAAACCAGTTGGCAACCCAAATGGAGTCACTGGAACCCACCGTCAATCCTACGGTAGCTGTCGGTACCCCAGGCTATATGCCGATCGAGCAGGCCAAAGGCAGACCCCGTCTCTGTAGCGACATCTACGCCTTGGGCGCGATCGCAGTCCAGGCAATTACTGGAGTCAATCCTCGCCAACTGCACGACGACCCAACGACTGGCGAAATTCGCTGGCAGCATTTATCATCTGTCAGCGCGCCACTGACAGCGATCGTTGCCAAAATGACGGCATACCACTTCAAAGATCGCTACCCTACTGCCAAAGAAGCCAGACAAGCCCTCAGTCAACTCGTCCAATCACCCA includes:
- the ftsH gene encoding ATP-dependent zinc metalloprotease FtsH translates to MKPSVTKPLTKPLVRRFQVLLVSLFACQGLISTIPGAANAQREGDPSKMTYTEFLDKVKSDRVQKVDLDSSGLTAEAELKNGQKVNVDLYAKDGNAELVKTLREKGVDTALLPAKQPALFWQIASTLFVPVLLILLLFLVLKRVSNAPGGPTQTLNFGKSRARFSPEAKTGIIFDDVAGVDSAKEELQEVVTFLKQPDRFTAVGAKIPKGVLLVGPPGTGKTMLAKAIAGEAGVPFFSLSGSEFVEMFVGVGASRVRDLFHKAKENAPCIVFIDEIDAVGRQRGAGIGGGNDEREQTLNQLLTEMDGFQGNTGVIIIAATNRPDVLDSALLRPGRFDRQIVVDYPSFSGRLKILEVHARNKRIAEGVSLEAIARRTPGFAGADLANLLNEAAILTARRQKEAITELEITDAIDRVSIGMPLKPLLNSAEKYKTAYHEIGHALAITLLKDADPLNKVTIVPRSGGTLGFASWVPSEEMGLETRSKLLATITIALAGRAADEIVFGASEVDRGASSDLEQVTKIARRMVTLFGMSDIGPMALESMNNEVFLGRDLGSSRSEYSEDIARRIDAHVQRIAKECYEHAKQIIIDNRNLCDHLAEKLLEMETIEGDLFREIVAEYTEIPVKDRETVKF